From a region of the Mauremys mutica isolate MM-2020 ecotype Southern chromosome 12, ASM2049712v1, whole genome shotgun sequence genome:
- the LOC123344934 gene encoding U6 snRNA-associated Sm-like protein LSm2: MLFYSFFKSLVGKDVVVELKNDLSICGTLHSVDQYLNIKLTDISVTDPEKYPHMLSVKNCFIRGSVVRYVQLPADEVDTQLLQDAARKEALQQKQ; the protein is encoded by the exons atG CTTTTCTATTCGTTCTTCAAATCCCTGGTGGGGAAGGACGTGGTGGTGGAGTTAAAAAATGATTTGAG TATCTGTGGGACCCTCCATTCTGTGGATCAG TACTTGAACATCAAGCTGACCGACATCAGCGTGACGGACCCGGAGAAGTACCCCCACATG ctgtcGGTGAAGAACTGCTTTATCCGTGGCTCCGTGGTGCGCTACGTGCAGCTGCCGGCGGACGAGGTGGACACGCAGCTGCTGCAGGACGCCGCGCGCAAGGAGGCGCTGCAGCAGAAGCAGTGA